The following proteins are encoded in a genomic region of Ursus arctos isolate Adak ecotype North America unplaced genomic scaffold, UrsArc2.0 scaffold_32, whole genome shotgun sequence:
- the UTS2 gene encoding urotensin-2: MCKLIFWCLLFIGCLHPLLSLPVPDSREETLQLSAPGGDTRPALDELERVSPLQMLLEMSGAGRGDGLREAGLGTDAANPRGSLRRFQAFSGQDPNIFLSHLLARNRKQDKKRGSPSECFWKYCV, encoded by the exons ATGTGTAAGCTGATCTTCTGGTGTTTGCTTTTCATAGGATGCTTacatcctctcctctctctgcctgtccctgACTCCAGGGAAGAGACCCTGCAGCTCTCAG CACCCGGTGGAGACACAAGACCAGCCTTGGATGAACTGGAAAGAGTGTCCCCCCTGCAAATGCTCCTGGAGAtgtcaggggcagggaggggtgacGGTCTTAGGGAAGCAG gtcTCGGTACCGACGCTGCTAACCCTAGAGGAAGTCTGAGAAGG TTTCAGGCTTTCTCTGGACAAGATCCTAACATTTTCCTGAGTCATCTTTTGGCCAGAAACAGGAAACAAGATAAGAAGCGTGGGTCTCCCTCTGAATGCTTCTGGAAATACTGTGTCTGA